The nucleotide sequence GTTCTTGCGCCAGCTGTCGAGGTGGCGGTCGATGCAGTTGACCGAAGCATTGATCTTACCGCCTTTGAACCATTTGGTTTCCGGCATCTCGCCTTCAATTACACTCTCGTAAGGCTGAGACCATTCCAGGTCTTGTGCCAGATCGCCCCAGAAGCCGGCGGGATCATCTTTGGCCCGGTTCCAGAGTTCCTGGTATTCTTCCATGCTGGAGATATTGGCCTGTTCCACAAACTCGGCTGGCGGCGGAAATGATCGAGTTTCCTGAAGCACACTTTCAATATTTTCGTTAGCCTGGTCACTCATCGTTGTCATTCCCCTTTGTTTTATTTGGCGAGCGAAATAAGAACCGAAAATGCGGATCAGCAACCTGTTCAAATCAGGCCTGCTGAATCGATTCTCTCCCTGTGTCTTTCTAAAGAATTAATAAACAATGCTAAGATAGCGATTTTAGGGCACTGTTTTTTTGAAGTCAACAAACGGACCACCGCTTCCTCTGATAACGGAAACGTGTTGCTGAATACCTTATCTAAGCGTCAAAACACGGAAAATCAAGCGGGACGGGGTACGCAAGTCACTTTAAATCAGCGGAAAGTAAGGCTGGCTCCCCATTTCTTCGCGATTTCGACTGTTTTCACCGGTAATTTGACTCTCTGTGATGTGAACACATGATTGATCCACCGGGAACAGCAGCCGCGGTCTGCACGATTCTCTGGTGTCAAACGCTACGATTGGACCAAAAAATTGACAGGTCGATAAATGTTTATGTCACAGTCACAATTTCCTTGCGTTTGGTAGTAAGCTGCTTTTACAAAAATGTAAACAGGATCTGGCGAGAAAGGTGCGCAGGCATCGATCAGGTATTATCAAACGTGAGTGGTTCCACAAAGAAATGAAATCTTCTACAGGAAAATATTATATCGGGCTGGATCACCTCAGGGCTCTGGCTGCATTCATGGTGTTCTCCTGGCATTTCATTCATACAGCGATTCCTTTTACTTATACACCTTCCCTATTTCCGCTCTCACTGTTCAATGAAGGACACACGGGAGTGGCTTTATTCATGACATTGAGTGGGTATCTGTTTGCCAAGTTGCTGGATGGGAAACGAATCCGGTATGGATCTTTTCTCTGGAACCGGGTTTTGAGATTGGCTCCCTTGTTGCTATTTGTACTCGCCCTGAACAGTATCAAATATTATTACCGCGGCGCCTCTGTCCTGTCGATCTGCGAGCATTATTTAACCGGCTTGATTAAACCAACTTTGCCCAATGGGGGCTGGTCGATTACGGTTGAATTCCATTTTTACCTGCTGCTTCCAATATTGTTATACCTCTCGAGGGCTTCGAAGTACGCTCTCAGTTTCGTGGTTTGTTGTGCGATTCTTATTCGGTTGATCATTTTTCAGGTAAGGGGGGAGGTTCAGGAGTTGGCTTACTGGACGATCGTTGGTCGTATTGATCAGTTCCTGTTGGGAATGATCGCTTTTCAAATGCAATCCTGGATTAAACAACGGCATCTGCTGGTCCTGGGCAGTATTGCCGCTTTCTCACTGTTTTACTGGTATTTTGATCGGTCCGGTGGATTTTATAATAGTCCCAGTTATCCTTCAAATCGTTCGATCTGGGTTTATTTTCCGACTCTGGAGGGACTGACTTACGGGCTTCTTATTGCATGGTATGATAATTCTTTTTCGCATTCTCAAAGCTGGGGGTCCCGGTTTATTGCTTTGATCGGCACCTATTCTTATTCCATTTACCTGTTGCATTATTTCTTTACCGGATTTTTTATCGGACTCCTGCATGGATATGTTTTGCCGATTACTAATTTCTACATTGCATTCTGCTTTTCCGTAACAGGCTTTTTGCTGATGGTTCCCATCGGGTATCTCAGTTTTCGGTTTATTGAGTCGCCGTTCTTAAAACTGCGCACCAGATATCTGATTGATGAACCAGCTGGGTCCACTTTAGAGATGAAGGCAGCGGAAGAAACAGAAACACTGCCAACTTAGAGAGTCAGGTTTCAAGAGGTACCCGCTTCCATTAATGCCCGTGCTTTCTGGTAGGCGGCTTTCATTTCCTGGGAATCCTGCGTGTGTTCGCCACGAAAAACGAGCAGCAGGCCCAGGCGGGGAAAATCGCTGACATGCGGCGCGCTGAAGTGAATCGACTGACAGTGATGGATCAGAATATTTTTTTAATTCAACAGAACCAGTGAATCGTTCCGCAGCATGAAATCATCAGCAGGGAAATATTATATTGGCTTAGATCATCTCAGGGCGATTGCTGCCTTTATGGTCTTTTCATTTCACTTTATACATATCCCGTTCCCCTTCAGTTATGACCCCACGTTTATCCCTTTTTCCCTCGTGAATGAGGGGCACACGGGCGTTGCACTTTTCATGACTCTTAGCGGATATTTATTTGCTAAGCTATTGGATGGAAAGAGAATCAAATACGGTTCATTTTTGTGGAATCGTTTTTTAAGGCTGGCCCCCTTATTATTTTTTATGGTGACAATGCAGGGTATCTATGAATGCTTGCATGGTACAACTACCCCGGTCCGCTATTTCCTTGAGATGCTTAAAGGTGTGGTCATGCCGATTCTGCCAAACGGAGGCTGGTCGATCACTGTGGAATTTCACTTCTATTTAGTGCTGCCGATTTTATTGTATCTCTCACGCAAATCAAAATATTCCCTCTGCCTGACAGTCTGTTGTGCTATTCTGCTGCGGTTAATGCTGCGCGAAGAAGTCGGCCATATTCAATCGCTTGCGTACTTGACGATCGTGGGTCGGATCGATCAATTTCTACTGGGGATGATTGCGTTCCAACTGCGGGATTATATTCAAGGACGTCACTTCCTGGTTCTGAGTGGATTCACAGCCTTCGCCATTTTTTACTGGTATTTTGATAAAGCAGGTGGCTTTTTTCATAATCCTTCCTATCCTTCCAATCGTCTTGTCTGGGTCTATTTACCAACGATTGAAGGTCTGGTTTATGCTTTAATCATTGCCTGGTACGATAATTCTTTTGTGCATTCTCACGGTAGAGTGTCCCGATTTGTTGCTCTAATCGGCACCTATTCTTATTCCATTTATTTACTACACATGTTTTTTCAGAAGCTCATCCTTTTGCTCTTGGAAAGATATATCATGCCCGTTTCAAGCATGCCGATCGCATTTTGTTTTTCCGTATTGGGCTTTTTAATAATGGTGCCTGTTGCCGCTCTCAGTTTTCGGTTCATTGAGTCGCCGTTCTTAAAACTGCGCACCAGATATCTGATTGATGAACCAGCAGAGTCCACTTTAGAGATGAAGACAGCGGAAGAAACAGAAACACTGCCAACTTAGAGAGTCAGGTTTCAAGAGGTACCCGCTTCCATCAATGCCCGTGCTTTCTGGTACGCGGCTTTCATTTCCTGGGAATCCTGCGTGTGTTCGCCACGAAAAACGAGCAGCAGGCCCAGGCGGGGAAAATCGCTGACATTCGGCGCGCTGAAGTGAATCGTCTGACAGTGATGAATCAGAATATCGCCTGCCTTGAGCAATGCAGCTTTCGCCTGCGTTTCGTCCACCGTTTTCGCCAAACCAAACGAATTGCCTTTGACCCCGGAAGGCACATGCTCGTGCACGCCCTGCGTATGCGAACCAGGCAGATAATGAACGGGACCATTTTCCGGTGTGACATCATCCAAAGCGATCCAGACGGTGAGTACATCCGGCGGATCCTGACAGAAATAAGCATTGTCCTGATGTGGCGGCACACCCGATCCTACCTTCGCTGGTTTATTGAAGGTCTCGACACCCATGCAGGTCGGCGTGCCGTTAACCAGTTCTGTAATCAGGGTCTGCAGACGTTCTTCTGCAGGAAGTCTGGTAAAGAAGGGGTCATGCGCCTGCATCCGCCAGCAATTGCGGATGGCGGTACCATCAGCTTCGAAGACGACATCACTTTCAGGCACACCCGGTACGACTTCCCGGTTATAGCGTTCGACGGCAGACCTGATTTCATCCAGGGTTTCCTCGCCATACCAGGCTGGAAGATGTACGAATCCCTGAGATTGATATTGGCGGACGACTTCTTCCTGGTTCATCTTAACTCTCCTGCCTGAAATGGTTTTCAAACTCTGATGACTGGCGCGAATTCATTATAAAAATGCAATCTCCACTTTCCGCATTAAAATTGTGCTTTACTGTAGAAAACTCAAATCGTACAAAAGTCTGAAAATATGTACTTGCATTAGTCAAATGTTCTATTAGTATGGTTTACTTAATAGAAGTGGTGCGGCAGGGCTCATGTCAACCTCTGTAAAGATTCGACTAAGGATTTTTTACATGAGCTCTCACAGAAGACAGCAGCGTGGCTTCACACTCATTGAATTATTAGTTGTCATAGCCATCATTGCGATTCTCATCGCACTCCTGTTGCCGGCGGTTCAGCAGGCCCGTGAAGCAGCACGGCGTTCAACCTGCAAGAACAAGTTGAAGCAACTGGGGCTGGCACTTCACAATTATCACGATACCTTCAATCGCCTGCCTCCTGCTTATGTCGAAACTGCGGCCCGCCGTGGCTCATCGGGGGGAACCTGTACGATCGGAGGCACACGTTCTGCCCCCTGGACCATTTTGATATTACCATACATTGAACAATCCACGCTCTATAACAAGTTTGACTTCAACGCGAAGTTCCGGAACCTGCAAAATGGATCCGGAGATGCGGTGAACGAGACATTGCAGGAACAGCGAAACGTCAACTTCGAATGTCCGTCCGATCCGAATTCCAATGAATCGTTGGCCAATAACAATTACCTGGGGGTGCAGGGAGGCGGCGACTACACCGCGATGGCTGCGATCGGAAAAGCCTGTCGGGCTTATAATATCCGCACGTATTTCTTCAACGGGATTTTTTATTCAGACTCCAGTACCCGCATGCGTGATATTACAGATGGCTCTTCGAATGTCTTCATGCTGGGGGAGAGCCGCTATCAGACGCTCTGGGCGAGCAGCGGTTCGGCGGCAACCTACTGGATGACCTGGGCGACGACGTCCTGGGGAGATGCACCGGCTCAGGTTGGTGGCGCTTACCTGCCAATCAACGGCTCTTCGTTCGTTCCGCATCGCGACGGTTACAAACTTGAGGTAGCTACTTCTTATTTTGGGAGTAACCACATCGGTGGGGCGCATTTTCTGATGGGTGATGGCTCCGTGCATTTTATCAGTGAAAATATCGACTTGAGCACTTATCAGACTCTGGGGATCATTGCAGACGGCTTGCCCGTGGGAGGATATGAATTTTGAAATATCAACTCATGAAATCGAAGTTGTACTGCTGGTTGAGCCTGGTGGTCAGTTGCCTGTTCCTGACAGCTTGC is from Gimesia maris and encodes:
- a CDS encoding phytanoyl-CoA dioxygenase family protein, whose translation is MNQEEVVRQYQSQGFVHLPAWYGEETLDEIRSAVERYNREVVPGVPESDVVFEADGTAIRNCWRMQAHDPFFTRLPAEERLQTLITELVNGTPTCMGVETFNKPAKVGSGVPPHQDNAYFCQDPPDVLTVWIALDDVTPENGPVHYLPGSHTQGVHEHVPSGVKGNSFGLAKTVDETQAKAALLKAGDILIHHCQTIHFSAPNVSDFPRLGLLLVFRGEHTQDSQEMKAAYQKARALMEAGTS
- a CDS encoding DUF1559 domain-containing protein, with product MSSHRRQQRGFTLIELLVVIAIIAILIALLLPAVQQAREAARRSTCKNKLKQLGLALHNYHDTFNRLPPAYVETAARRGSSGGTCTIGGTRSAPWTILILPYIEQSTLYNKFDFNAKFRNLQNGSGDAVNETLQEQRNVNFECPSDPNSNESLANNNYLGVQGGGDYTAMAAIGKACRAYNIRTYFFNGIFYSDSSTRMRDITDGSSNVFMLGESRYQTLWASSGSAATYWMTWATTSWGDAPAQVGGAYLPINGSSFVPHRDGYKLEVATSYFGSNHIGGAHFLMGDGSVHFISENIDLSTYQTLGIIADGLPVGGYEF
- a CDS encoding acyltransferase family protein, with the protein product MKSSTGKYYIGLDHLRALAAFMVFSWHFIHTAIPFTYTPSLFPLSLFNEGHTGVALFMTLSGYLFAKLLDGKRIRYGSFLWNRVLRLAPLLLFVLALNSIKYYYRGASVLSICEHYLTGLIKPTLPNGGWSITVEFHFYLLLPILLYLSRASKYALSFVVCCAILIRLIIFQVRGEVQELAYWTIVGRIDQFLLGMIAFQMQSWIKQRHLLVLGSIAAFSLFYWYFDRSGGFYNSPSYPSNRSIWVYFPTLEGLTYGLLIAWYDNSFSHSQSWGSRFIALIGTYSYSIYLLHYFFTGFFIGLLHGYVLPITNFYIAFCFSVTGFLLMVPIGYLSFRFIESPFLKLRTRYLIDEPAGSTLEMKAAEETETLPT
- a CDS encoding acyltransferase family protein is translated as MKSSAGKYYIGLDHLRAIAAFMVFSFHFIHIPFPFSYDPTFIPFSLVNEGHTGVALFMTLSGYLFAKLLDGKRIKYGSFLWNRFLRLAPLLFFMVTMQGIYECLHGTTTPVRYFLEMLKGVVMPILPNGGWSITVEFHFYLVLPILLYLSRKSKYSLCLTVCCAILLRLMLREEVGHIQSLAYLTIVGRIDQFLLGMIAFQLRDYIQGRHFLVLSGFTAFAIFYWYFDKAGGFFHNPSYPSNRLVWVYLPTIEGLVYALIIAWYDNSFVHSHGRVSRFVALIGTYSYSIYLLHMFFQKLILLLLERYIMPVSSMPIAFCFSVLGFLIMVPVAALSFRFIESPFLKLRTRYLIDEPAESTLEMKTAEETETLPT